From Calditrichia bacterium, the proteins below share one genomic window:
- a CDS encoding alpha/beta fold hydrolase, whose protein sequence is MKRDTATINGIRMFYELHGSGPHLTLIGGLGTATWLWENNIAALSRYFTVLAFDNRGAGLSEMPEGPYSISQMSDDLSGLLSHLNITKTHILGVSMGGYIAQEFTLNHPEMVDRLVLVATTAGRSIAVPMAPEVLQLLITPSEGNVEMMREKFRLAFTDAYLDAHLNHLIRLRLETPQPPFAFMAQATAGGDFDRSADIHQITAPTLAVGATGDRVILAENLRLISERIPNSQLIIYNGFAHQFVVENAAQFNRDIIDFLKKP, encoded by the coding sequence ATGAAACGCGACACGGCAACCATCAACGGCATTCGTATGTTTTACGAATTACACGGCAGCGGCCCGCACCTTACGTTAATTGGCGGGTTAGGCACCGCAACCTGGCTCTGGGAAAACAATATTGCGGCGCTTAGCCGCTATTTCACCGTGCTGGCATTTGACAATAGAGGTGCCGGACTCAGCGAAATGCCGGAGGGACCGTATTCAATCTCGCAAATGTCCGACGATTTATCCGGGCTGCTCTCCCACCTGAACATCACCAAAACCCATATTTTGGGCGTTTCCATGGGCGGATATATCGCGCAGGAATTTACCCTGAACCACCCGGAAATGGTTGACCGGCTGGTGCTGGTTGCCACTACCGCCGGACGCTCCATTGCCGTGCCGATGGCACCGGAAGTGCTGCAATTGCTCATCACACCCAGCGAAGGCAATGTGGAAATGATGCGGGAAAAATTCCGGCTGGCGTTTACCGATGCTTATCTCGATGCGCATTTGAATCACCTCATTCGACTGCGGCTGGAAACGCCGCAACCGCCATTTGCTTTTATGGCGCAGGCAACTGCCGGTGGCGATTTCGACCGCTCTGCAGATATTCACCAGATTACCGCACCGACACTCGCAGTTGGCGCAACCGGCGACAGGGTAATTCTGGCTGAAAATCTTCGCCTGATATCCGAACGGATTCCGAACAGTCAACTTATTATTTATAATGGATTTGCACATCAG
- a CDS encoding deoxyribodipyrimidine photo-lyase, whose amino-acid sequence MPFPSSPVAIFWFRRDLRLSDNTGFHQALQSGFPVLPLFIFDTNILDKLDEKNDARVEFIHKSLSKIRDNLAEHGSSLLIKHGIPSEIFGELVHEMNIAAVFTNHDYEPYARQRDAEVAELLRENGIPFHSFKDQVVFEKSEVLTAQEKPYTVFTPYSKTWKKQLDSTEIAPRQSENLLNRCLKTEPLPFPTLSDIGFYESGVDFPGKEMRDNIINNYHETRDFPAQNGTSRLSVHLRFGTVSPRALVRKALAANETWLDELIWREFFMQILWHFPKVVDQPFKEKYAAIQWQNDVAEFEKWCNGKTGYPLVDAGMRELNQTGFMHNRVRMLVASFLTKHLLIHWLWGERYFAKKLLDYDLSANNGNWQWAAGCGCDAAPYFRIFNPTTQIEKFDPDWEYIKKWVPEVNSPDYPKPMVEHKFARERCLSTFKSALDS is encoded by the coding sequence ATGCCCTTTCCCAGCTCACCGGTTGCCATATTCTGGTTCCGCAGAGATTTACGCTTGTCCGACAACACCGGATTCCATCAGGCATTGCAGAGTGGTTTTCCGGTTCTCCCCCTGTTCATTTTTGATACAAATATTTTGGACAAATTGGACGAAAAAAATGACGCCCGGGTAGAATTTATCCACAAATCACTGTCGAAAATACGGGATAATTTGGCGGAGCATGGCAGCTCGCTGTTGATAAAACACGGTATTCCATCGGAAATATTTGGTGAGCTTGTCCACGAAATGAACATCGCAGCTGTTTTTACCAACCACGATTACGAGCCATACGCCCGCCAGCGCGACGCCGAAGTTGCCGAATTGCTCCGCGAAAACGGCATTCCGTTCCATAGCTTCAAAGATCAGGTCGTCTTCGAAAAAAGCGAAGTGCTCACCGCACAGGAAAAACCTTACACCGTTTTCACCCCGTACAGCAAAACCTGGAAAAAACAATTGGACAGCACAGAAATTGCCCCACGGCAATCGGAAAACCTGCTCAACCGATGTTTGAAAACTGAGCCACTCCCTTTTCCAACGTTGTCTGACATTGGTTTTTATGAAAGCGGCGTCGATTTTCCGGGAAAAGAAATGCGGGACAACATCATCAACAATTATCACGAAACACGCGATTTCCCCGCCCAAAACGGCACTTCCCGGCTGAGCGTGCATTTGCGGTTTGGCACCGTCAGTCCGCGCGCATTGGTACGCAAAGCGTTGGCTGCAAACGAAACCTGGCTGGACGAGCTGATATGGCGCGAATTTTTTATGCAGATTTTATGGCATTTCCCAAAAGTGGTCGATCAACCGTTTAAGGAAAAATACGCTGCCATCCAATGGCAAAACGATGTTGCAGAATTTGAAAAATGGTGCAACGGTAAAACCGGCTATCCATTGGTAGATGCAGGCATGCGTGAGTTGAACCAAACCGGATTTATGCACAACCGCGTGCGGATGCTCGTCGCCAGTTTTTTGACCAAACATTTGTTGATTCACTGGCTGTGGGGCGAGCGATATTTTGCAAAAAAGCTGCTCGATTACGATTTGTCCGCTAACAACGGCAACTGGCAGTGGGCTGCCGGCTGCGGTTGCGATGCAGCGCCGTATTTCCGGATTTTCAATCCCACCACCCAAATCGAAAAATTTGATCCCGATTGGGAATACATCAAAAAATGGGTGCCGGAGGTGAATTCCCCGGATTATCCCAAACCGATGGTCGAGCACAAATTTGCCCGGGAGCGCTGTTTATCGACATTCAAAAGCGCGTTGGATTCCTGA
- a CDS encoding NUDIX domain-containing protein: MSSAKEWFDILSPEGKVVGKATRDEVHGNPDLLHAVVHVHIINQHGDLFVQKRASNKDMFPDYWDTAVGGHVNSGETIQAALHREAFEELGIVSNQFDFAFNYIMRNSQESELVNAFILKDDGPFIPNPDEISDARFWKISEIEANLGKSIFTPNFEEEFEMLKKYKIIKKT, from the coding sequence ATGAGTAGTGCAAAAGAATGGTTTGACATTTTATCACCTGAAGGCAAAGTAGTTGGCAAAGCTACCCGCGACGAAGTTCACGGAAATCCCGATTTGTTGCATGCAGTGGTTCATGTGCATATCATCAATCAACACGGCGATTTGTTTGTGCAAAAACGGGCATCGAACAAAGATATGTTTCCTGATTATTGGGATACAGCCGTTGGCGGCCACGTAAACAGCGGCGAAACAATTCAGGCCGCACTTCACCGCGAGGCATTTGAGGAGTTGGGTATCGTCAGTAATCAATTCGATTTTGCATTTAATTACATCATGCGCAATTCGCAAGAGAGCGAATTGGTGAATGCATTCATTCTAAAAGATGACGGCCCCTTTATCCCCAATCCCGATGAAATCAGCGATGCACGTTTCTGGAAAATTTCCGAAATTGAAGCCAATTTGGGTAAATCCATATTTACCCCAAACTTCGAAGAAGAGTTTGAAATGTTAAAAAAATACAAAATAATAAAAAAAACCTAA